From a single Sebastes umbrosus isolate fSebUmb1 chromosome 17, fSebUmb1.pri, whole genome shotgun sequence genomic region:
- the pou4f3 gene encoding POU domain, class 4, transcription factor 3, with amino-acid sequence MVRGPHCLRGLVAERRRRKMMTMNMNSKQHFSMHPALHEPKYPGLHSAGSEGMRRVCLPPPQLQGNLFVGGGFDESLLARAEALAAADSSSSIVSHGTKSHPFKPDVTYHTMSSVPCTSASSSSSSSSSTTISSHHHHHHHLGQTLEAGDLLLDHLSNSLQAVTGMGAPEPHHQHHQHHQHHQHLQTMGQLHQAMASMHHPHSLSVHGGMACVNDVESDPRELEAFAERFKQRRIKLGVTQADVGGALANLKIPGVGSLSQSTICRFESLTLSHNNMIALKPVLQAWLEEAEAAHREKSSKPDLFNGNERKRKRTSIAAPEKRSLEAYFAIQPRPSSEKIAAIAEKLDLKKNVVRVWFCNQRQKQKRMKYSAVH; translated from the exons ATGGTCAGGGGGCCACACTGCTTGCGAGGtttggttgcagaaagaagaaggaggaagatgaTGACCATGAACATGAACAGCAAGCAGCATTTCTCCATGCACCCGGCTCTGCACGAGCCCAAGTATCCCGGCCTGCACTCTGCAGGCTCGGAGGGCATGCGCAGAGTCTGTCTGCCCCCCCCACAG CTGCAGGGCAATCTATTCGTCGGAGGAGGCTTTGATGAGAGCCTGCTGGCACGGGCAGAGGCTCTGGCGgctgctgacagcagcagcagcatcgtcTCTCACGGCACCAAGAGTCACCCGTTCAAACCAGACGTCACTTACCATACCATGAGCAGTGTGCCCTGCACCTCagcatcctcttcctcttcttcatcctcctccaccaccatctcctcccaccatcaccaccaccaccacctcggACAGACCCTGGAGGCTGGAGACCTCCTGCTGGATCACCTCTCCAACAGCCTGCAGGCTGTGACCGGGATGGGTGCTCCGGAGCctcaccaccagcaccaccagcaccaccagcaccaccagcacctGCAGACCATGGGGCAGCTGCACCAGGCGATGGCCAGCATGCACCACCCTCACTCCTTGTCCGTGCATGGAGGCATGGCGTGCGTAAACGACGTGGAGTCGGATCCCAGAGAGCTGGAAGCGTTTGCAGAGAGGTTCAAGCAGAGGAGGATCAAACTGGGAGTGACCCAGGCGGACGTCGGGGGTGCGCTGGCTAACCTCAAGATCCCCGGTGTGGGATCCTTGAGCCAGAGCACCATCTGCAGGTTCGAGTCCCTCACCTTGTCGCACAACAACATGATCGCGCTGAAGCCGGTGCTGCAGGCCTGGCTGGAGGAGGCGGAGGCGGCGCACCgggagaaaagcagcaaaccgGATCTTTTCAACGGCAACGAGAGGAAAAGGAAGCGCACCTCCATCGCAGCGCCGGAGAAGCGCTCTTTGGAGGCGTACTTTGCCATCCAGCCGAGGCCATCCTCGGAGAAAATCGCGGCTATTGCTGAGAAACTGGACCTGAAAAAGAATGTGGTTCGAGTTTGGTTCTGCAACCAGAGGCAAAAACAGAAACGAATGAAATACTCTGCGGTGCACTGA